In Haladaptatus cibarius D43, the sequence GGATTCGCTTCTACTTTTGCCCAATTTGGATACTGAACTCGGTGAACCGCTCCGCCTCCTCCAATTCTTTCCAATCGTGGGATTTGGTTTGCTGCGTGAGCAGGAATCGTTTCAAGTACCTTTATTTGAGTACTATTTGACAATAATTGGTATCCATTTTGTTGAAGTTCCTGAGGACTATGCGATGCATACGATACTGGCAATTCGTCAGATTGGGTTGAATAAGCAGAGGTGCCGTTTTTCTCCGCGTCAACTCCGTTCGGAAAATATACGTAAAATGAAACCGGAACCGCATTAGAACCAACGTTCGCTCCATCTAATACACCACGAACTTTGATTTCAGAATCGTAATAATAATCATGATGGGTTCTGAACCGAGCATATGACTCGTTTTCTGCAGCACCGGAATGAGATGAGTGGTACTCTAAGTTTGTTCCTGTTGCACTTCGGTTGCCCGAATCAACTAGTTCATAGAGTACTCTCGCGGCGTCGTATGCAATATCTGCGCCCTGTTTTAACTGACCTGCGCAAAGTCCGATAGCAGCATCTAATGCATAAAGTGCTGCATCACCATAATTTAACGATGAACCCCCCAGAAGATGGACGAACTCCAAATGGAGGCGCTTGGTTAAATGGGTCATCAGCCAATATTATGTTTGATGGGCCTGAATGCTCGGTAACCTCCATCTTTTGGCCAAATAACTCTGAAATTTTATTCGCGGTTGATTCTCCCGCATTGCTATGTGTAGAAACGCCCTTTCCCGCAAAAGTAAATTCATGTTCTGCAGGTAGTTGACCACCACCGTCCGTACCCACATAACTTTGAAGATAATTCAATTCACACCATAAATTTAAATTTTTATATCTTTTTATAACTATTTAATATTGAAACCACTTATTGAGCATTGATAAAAAGGTCGCGCGAATGTACACAAAATAGCTATTCGAATCCAAGAGAGCGATTCGAGGACAAATCGTACTCGATAGAAGACCCCTGCTGAACGAAATCATAATCGGAGTCGGTCAGATACACTGCACCATCTTCGACGGTCACGTCAACCGAATCGAGGACGGCGTCTTCACACGGGCCGTAAGAACAGACGCCGGAATCGGCTTCGAACAGCGCGCCGTGCTTGCCGCAGACGAGTTCGCCGTCGCGCATGGTCGCCCCGTTTCCTTTGTCGAGGCGCACGTCCGTCCAGTGTTGGCAGTAGTTTTTCCATGCAAGCACGTCGTCGTTCTGCGTGACCAACACGGCTTCCTCCTCGTCGAAGCCGTTCCGAATCGTGAATAGGAAGGTGCTGTCGTCGGGGAGTTCCGAAAGCGCGGCGATGCGGCGGTTCTCGTCCATCGGCGAGGGATTGCTTGCGAAGACGCTTGAGGCTTTTCAATGGGAGTGCATCAGTAGTGGCGCGATTCCACCAGCGCGTCGAAGGCCGCCGCGAGTTCGCGGGTAACGGAACCGACTGCAAATTCCTCCCCACCGAGAGAACCGACTGGGCGAACTTCCCACGTCGTGTTCGTCAGAAACGCCTCGTCGGCGCGCCGGAGGTCGTCCGGGCGATAGCAACCGGTTCGGGTCGGAATCCCCACCTCCTCGGCCAGTTCGAGGACGACCTTTCGGGTGATTCCGGGCAGAACCGGCCCGGAAAGCGAGGGCGTGTGGAGCACGCCCTCGCGGACGAAAAACAGGTTGCTCGTCGCGCCCTCGGTGAGGTTCCCATCCGAATCGAGCATGAGCGCCTCGTCAGCCTCGGTTTCGAGGCGGGCCAGAACCCCGTTCAGGTAGTTGTGCGTCTTCGCGTGCGCGGGCAGTGCTTGGTCGGGAACGCGCCGGGTTTCCACGATTTCGGCGGTGGCCGAACCGTCCCAGACTGAGGTTCCGCGTTTTCCCCCACGCGGAAGTTCGGAGACGATGATGACGACTGTCGGATTGTCCGCCGGGGCGGGCGTCAGTTTCCCGGGTTGAACACCCCGCGTAATCGAGCATTTGACGTAGGCGTCCCGCACGTCGTTCGCGTCCAGCGTCTCGTGGATTCGCGCTTGGAGTTCGTCGTCGCCGATTCCGTGGTCGATGGAAAGCGCCTCGCAGGTTCTCCGGAGGCGATTTACGTGGGCCTCCCACTCGAAAATCGTGCCGCCGTAGGCGCGCAGGGTTTCGAACCCGGCGTCGCCGTACATGAAACCCCTATCGCGGACGCTGACCGTCGCTTCCTCCGCGGGAACGAGACGGCCGTTGACGTGGTACTGCATGGTCTTTATTTACTACTCCACGGCATCACACAACTCGCAGAAGTTCCGAATCATCCGTTTTCCCTCGTCGGTGAGGATGCTCTCGGGATGGAACTGCACCCCGACGTGCGGGCGTTCGGCGTGCTGAACCCCCATCACGGTTCGGCGGTCGTCCGCGGTCTGGGCCGTTTCGACCAGCGCGTTCGGCAAGTCGCCGCGCTCGACCGCCAGCGAGTGATAGCGCCCGACTTCGAACGTTTCGGGGAGTCCGGTGAAAATGCCTTGCCCGTCGTGGCTCACCGTCGAGGGCTTGCCGTGGACGACCTCCGGAGCGTGAACCACGGGCGCCCCGTTGGCGGCACAGAGCGCCTGATGGCCCAGACAGACCCCGAGCGCGGGATAGGTCGTTTCCGCGAAGATAGGAACCGAAACCCCCGCGTCGTCCGGCGTTCCGGGGCCGGGCGAGACGACGATGCCGTCCGGGTCGAGTTCGCGGATGCCCGCGATGTCGATGGCGTCGTTTCGCCGGACGACTACCTCGTCGGCGAACTCCCCAACGTATTGGACGAGGTTGTAGACGAACGAGTCGTAGTTGTCGATGACGAGAATCATTTTCTGGGATTTGGTGGGTTTCGCGTCTTGGTCGTGAGTTTCGCGGGTTTCGGGTAAACTTTGTTGGTTCGATTGAATTTTGAGAAGGTGCAGTGGCGACGGGATTTCGAACTCTTTTCCGGTTTTGTCTTCGATTTCTGGTAGCAAATCACGACTCCACTGAAACCGCACCGCAACAACTACACCCTCCCCAACCGAGTCCTTCGCTCCTACCGTCGCTCAGTCCTCCCTCGCGCGGGCGAACCACAGGTCCGCCGTCGCGCGCCGTATAGTACGTTTGGAGTTCGTGGATATTCACCACCTTCATGGCGCGTGCGTCAGCAGACCCGAGGAAAACGCGGTTTCTCCGAAACCGCGACTGCGAGCGGCGGAGCCGCGAGCCACCGCCGAGGGTTTGCAGATTATCACGCGAGGTCTTCGTGAGCGACAAAGGAGCGAGCGAACGGCTTGTCGAAGCTTGCTCCGACAGTGGACGAGTGCGTGAACGAACGTAAGCGCACGAGTCGGTTGGGGAGGATGTGGCCTGCGGTGGCGGTGCGGTTTTCATTGGAGTCGGCAACAGCTAGCAACACCGAAAAAAGACGGTACCAGATTTGACCACTATCACGTACTGAAGCGACTACTCCACGGAAAACCCATCGTCACGACCTAAAGCCTCGTCAATCGCCTTCACGAGCGCCTTCCCCTTCGCTAGCGTTTCCTCGTACTCCAGTTCTGGCACGGAGTCGTGGACGATTCCGGCCCCGACGCGCAGGTGATACTCGTCCCGATACCGAACCAGCGTCCGGATGACGATGTTCAAGGTCGCCCGGTCGTCGAAGCCGAGCATGCCGATACTTCCCGTATATGGCCCTCTTCGAGTCGATTCCAGTTCGTCGATGATTTCCATCGTCCGGGGTTTTGGCGCGCCAGTAATCGTCCCGCCGGGGAACAGCGCCGCGATTGCGTCCGTCAGACTCACCCCCGACCGCCGCCGCCCGGCGACCTCCGAAACGAGGTGCATCACCTCGGAGTACTTATCGACCCGGCGGTAATCCGTCACCTCGACAGTTCCGTACTCGGCGATTTTCCCGCAGTCGTTTCGCTCCAAATCCACGAGCATCGCGTGTTCTGCGCGTTCTTTCTCGTCGCCGAGGAGGTCGGCTTCGAGTTCCGCGTCCTCCGCCGCAGTGTCTCCCCGCGTTCGAGTTCCTGCGATGGGTTCCGTGACGATTCGTTCGTCCTCAACGGAGAGCAGGAGTTCCGGACTGGCGCTGACCAAATCGACGCCCGGAAATTCGATGAGCGCGGAGTAGGGCGCTGGATTCACGCGCCGAAGCGCGTCGAAGGCTTCGACGGGATGCACGCTCGCGGGCGCTTCGAGTCGCTGGGAGATGTTCGCCTGAAACGTCTCGCCGTCGCGGATGTACCGCTTGACGGCCTGCACGCGCTCCGCGAAGGCGTCCTTGCCACAACTGCTGACGAACGACCCCTGTTCGTCGGTGGGCGGGTCGCCAACCGCTTCGTCGCCCTCGATTGCAGATTGGGCGAGGACACACGCCATTTCCCGAGCTTTTTCGTAGGTCGAATCTGGATTATCAGGGTTCCCGAGTCGTGGACAGGCCGTCACTCGGAGGGTCGTTTCCGGACTCTCGTCCGCTTCGCCGTGCGTTTCCCACGCCGCAACGCAGTCGTACAGTCCGAACTGGAGTTGCGGCAGGGTTCGGTCGTCCGTCGCCAGTCCCGGAAGCGTCTCCAACTCGCGCACGAGGTCGTATGAAAGCCAGCCGAACAGGCCGCAGGGGTACGGAACGTCGCAGTCCCCGCGAAGCAGTGTTTCGTCGTCCAGCACGCCCGAAAGCGCGGCGAGGCTCGTTCCCGACTCATTGGCGAACTCGCTGTCCGCTCCGCCGAATAGCGAGTCCGCATCCTGTCTCGCTTGCAGTCGCTCTGTCGGTTCGACGCCGAAGTAGCCCCAGCCGGACTGTCCACCCGTCGTCGCCAGATAAAAGCCACCGGAACCGTTCCGCGCGCGTCGGTAGGCGAGAAACGGGTCGTCCACGTCGATACGAACTTCGACGGGAATCCTCGCGCCGCGCGATGCGTCGCGGGCCACCTCGCGGTACGCAAACCGCGAGGTGATGACCGTCAGTTTCTCACATCGATTTCGCACGTTCTATCCAGCCTTCGATTCGCTTCGCCGAGAGGTCGGTTTCTTCCGCGAGTTCCTTGGAGTCCGCGACCGCCAACTCCGCCGTGTCGGCCACGCCCACATTGCGAAGTCGCTCGGCATACGCCGGGCCGATACCTTTCACGTCTTTGAGCGGTCTGCCAGCCTCAGTCTCCGGTTCGGGTTCCGCCGCCGGTTCGGTTTCATCGACGGGTTCCGCGTCCTCGGGTTCCGCGTCCTCGATTTCCTCCGGGCCGGGTTCGGGTTCCGTCCCCTCGGTTTGTGCGGGCTGTCCCGCTTCCGCGGACGGCCCAGTGGCCTCGGCCGGTTCCGCGGCGGTGTCCACCTCCGACTCGGCTTCCGATTCGGCTTCTGCCTCCTCGATGTGGTCGGTCGGTTCGTCCACGAGGTCTTCGGTCGAGACGCTCGTGTCCGATTCCGGGGTCGCCTCCGATTCCGGGGACTCGTCGGGTTCTGTCTTTTTCACCGCTTTCTCGTTCGTCGCATCCGGTTGCTCTCGCGTCTCGGTCGGTTCGCGTTCTATCGTCACGCCGGAGTCGCGCTGGCGCGTTTGCGAACGCTCATCGCCAAGACCGAGCAGCGATTTCAGCCGTGTGATAAGCCCCATTACATGATTGTACAAAGCCCCATCACTTAAAGGCGTCTTCGCAAGGCGGCGTCCATCCGTTCGACGGGAGCCGGTTCGTCAGTCCATATTTCAAACGCCGCGACGCCTTGAAACAGGAGCATCCACGCGCCGTCGATGGTCGTGGCCCCGCAGTCGGCCGCCTCGCGCAGAAGTGTGGTTTCGAGCGGTCGGTACACCGCGTCCATCACCGCGAGGTCGGGGTGAAGAGTCTCCCGCGGAACCGGGGAAACGTCCTCCTCCATTCCGACGCTCGTCGCGTTGACCAGCACATCCGCCTCGGGAACGATGTCGCTCAATTCGTCCAATCCGTGCGCGCTCGCGCCCGGCACGTTCTCGGCCAGCGATTCGGCGCGCGTGCCGGTTCGGTTTGCAATCCGAACCGTCGCGCCCTCGTCCGCCAGCATGAATGCGACTGCGCGCGCCGCCCCGCCAGCACCGACGACGACCGCGGATGTTCCGTCGAGTGCCACGTCGTGGCGGGAAAACGCGCGGCGAGCGCCCTCTGTGTCCGTGTTGTGGCCGGTTGGAGTACCGGAGCCGGAGAAATCGACCGTGTTCACCGCGCCGATTCGCTCCGCGAGCGAATCGGCTTCGACGTGGGAAAGAACGTCTTCTTTGAACGGAATCGTGACGTTCAATCCTCGGATACCGAGCGTCTGTGCGCCCTCGATTGCTGCCCCGATTCTTTCTGGTTCAAAAGTTACATATCGCGCGTTCAACCCGAGTTCGTCGTATGCAGACTCGTGCATCGGCGACGACAGAGAGTGGCCGACTGGATTGCCGAGCAGTCCGTAAACGTCCATACGTCATCTGTGGTCTGCTAACGAATAACCTATTCGTCGGAAGTAATATATATTGGTGGTGAAATGAATCAGGAAGACAATGTACGCGCCGCAATTCACGATGGGAATGTCCGCCGACCTGCTGTTACTGCTCGGTGGTATCGTACTCCTCTATATCGGTGCAGAACTGCTCGTGGATAGCGCGTCGTCGCTCGCGCTCGGCGTCGGCATCGCTCCGGTGACTATCGGCGTGACAATCATCGCCTTTGCAACGACCGCGCCGGAACTGTTTGTCAGCCTCATCGGTGCCGTCTCCGTCTCCGGCGACATCGGCCTCGGCAACATCGTCGGGTCGAACATCGCCAATATCGGCCTCGTGTTGGGTGCGTCCGCACTCGTCCAACCGATGGCAGTCAACCGCGACCTGCTGTGGCGACATGGGTCGTTCATGCTCGCCGCCGTCGTCCTCCTCGTCGTTCTGGGAAGCGACGGCGTGCTCAGTGCGGCTGACGGCGCACTTCTGCTCGCCGTCCTCGCCGTCTTCACGGCCTACATCCTTCGGCACACGCGCCGCGGCGGCGACGAGGCTGCCGTCACCGACGAAGTCGGCGACGAAGGAGCAATCAACACGCGCACCGTCGGCATGTTCGTCCTCTCGGTTGCCGTCCTGCTGGCGGGGTCGCGTCTGCTCATCATGGGGAGCGTCGAACTACTCCGTGGATTCGGCTTTTCCGACCTCTTCATCGGCCTCACCGTCGTCGCGTTCGGTACCTCGCTTCCCGAACTCGCCACCTCGATGGTCAGTTCCGCCCGCGACGAAGCGGATTTGAGCATCAGCAACGTTATCGGAAGCAACATCTACAACATCCTCGCGGTTATCGGCGTGCTGGCGCTCGTCGTTCCGGTGAACGTTCCGGTGGCCACGCAGAACTTCGAGTTCCCGTTCCTCATCGCCTTCACGGTCGGCGCGATGGCACTGATGGCACACCGACATCACGTCTCTCGGTTTAACGGTCTACTGTTAGTCGCCGGATACGGCGCGTTCGTCTTCCTCTTGTTTCCCTGATTCCGGAACGCAAGGATTACCTTCGGCGACCAGCAACTGATGTTCGATGAAGGAACGATTACGACATCCACTTACAGCAGTTTTTCTCTCGGTGCTTCTAACAGCACCGTGGATGGGGCTGTGGGCGACCGGAAACGCCCATTCCCTTTCGACGCTGCAGACGATTGCCATCACCGGAATTTCAGTACTCGGCGCATCGTTTTTGCTTGCATGGGGGGCGGAGACGGCGGAGGAGGACGTTCCGCGTGCATTCGCGCTCGCCATCCT encodes:
- a CDS encoding anthranilate synthase component I family protein, with amino-acid sequence MRNRCEKLTVITSRFAYREVARDASRGARIPVEVRIDVDDPFLAYRRARNGSGGFYLATTGGQSGWGYFGVEPTERLQARQDADSLFGGADSEFANESGTSLAALSGVLDDETLLRGDCDVPYPCGLFGWLSYDLVRELETLPGLATDDRTLPQLQFGLYDCVAAWETHGEADESPETTLRVTACPRLGNPDNPDSTYEKAREMACVLAQSAIEGDEAVGDPPTDEQGSFVSSCGKDAFAERVQAVKRYIRDGETFQANISQRLEAPASVHPVEAFDALRRVNPAPYSALIEFPGVDLVSASPELLLSVEDERIVTEPIAGTRTRGDTAAEDAELEADLLGDEKERAEHAMLVDLERNDCGKIAEYGTVEVTDYRRVDKYSEVMHLVSEVAGRRRSGVSLTDAIAALFPGGTITGAPKPRTMEIIDELESTRRGPYTGSIGMLGFDDRATLNIVIRTLVRYRDEYHLRVGAGIVHDSVPELEYEETLAKGKALVKAIDEALGRDDGFSVE
- a CDS encoding aminotransferase class IV, with the translated sequence MQYHVNGRLVPAEEATVSVRDRGFMYGDAGFETLRAYGGTIFEWEAHVNRLRRTCEALSIDHGIGDDELQARIHETLDANDVRDAYVKCSITRGVQPGKLTPAPADNPTVVIIVSELPRGGKRGTSVWDGSATAEIVETRRVPDQALPAHAKTHNYLNGVLARLETEADEALMLDSDGNLTEGATSNLFFVREGVLHTPSLSGPVLPGITRKVVLELAEEVGIPTRTGCYRPDDLRRADEAFLTNTTWEVRPVGSLGGEEFAVGSVTRELAAAFDALVESRHY
- a CDS encoding shikimate dehydrogenase, which codes for MDVYGLLGNPVGHSLSSPMHESAYDELGLNARYVTFEPERIGAAIEGAQTLGIRGLNVTIPFKEDVLSHVEADSLAERIGAVNTVDFSGSGTPTGHNTDTEGARRAFSRHDVALDGTSAVVVGAGGAARAVAFMLADEGATVRIANRTGTRAESLAENVPGASAHGLDELSDIVPEADVLVNATSVGMEEDVSPVPRETLHPDLAVMDAVYRPLETTLLREAADCGATTIDGAWMLLFQGVAAFEIWTDEPAPVERMDAALRRRL
- a CDS encoding anthranilate synthase component II, with protein sequence MILVIDNYDSFVYNLVQYVGEFADEVVVRRNDAIDIAGIRELDPDGIVVSPGPGTPDDAGVSVPIFAETTYPALGVCLGHQALCAANGAPVVHAPEVVHGKPSTVSHDGQGIFTGLPETFEVGRYHSLAVERGDLPNALVETAQTADDRRTVMGVQHAERPHVGVQFHPESILTDEGKRMIRNFCELCDAVE
- a CDS encoding Rieske (2Fe-2S) protein, producing the protein MDENRRIAALSELPDDSTFLFTIRNGFDEEEAVLVTQNDDVLAWKNYCQHWTDVRLDKGNGATMRDGELVCGKHGALFEADSGVCSYGPCEDAVLDSVDVTVEDGAVYLTDSDYDFVQQGSSIEYDLSSNRSLGFE
- a CDS encoding calcium/sodium antiporter; the encoded protein is MYAPQFTMGMSADLLLLLGGIVLLYIGAELLVDSASSLALGVGIAPVTIGVTIIAFATTAPELFVSLIGAVSVSGDIGLGNIVGSNIANIGLVLGASALVQPMAVNRDLLWRHGSFMLAAVVLLVVLGSDGVLSAADGALLLAVLAVFTAYILRHTRRGGDEAAVTDEVGDEGAINTRTVGMFVLSVAVLLAGSRLLIMGSVELLRGFGFSDLFIGLTVVAFGTSLPELATSMVSSARDEADLSISNVIGSNIYNILAVIGVLALVVPVNVPVATQNFEFPFLIAFTVGAMALMAHRHHVSRFNGLLLVAGYGAFVFLLFP
- a CDS encoding helix-hairpin-helix domain-containing protein, whose product is MGLITRLKSLLGLGDERSQTRQRDSGVTIEREPTETREQPDATNEKAVKKTEPDESPESEATPESDTSVSTEDLVDEPTDHIEEAEAESEAESEVDTAAEPAEATGPSAEAGQPAQTEGTEPEPGPEEIEDAEPEDAEPVDETEPAAEPEPETEAGRPLKDVKGIGPAYAERLRNVGVADTAELAVADSKELAEETDLSAKRIEGWIERAKSM